A genomic segment from Pseudoduganella chitinolytica encodes:
- a CDS encoding inositol monophosphatase family protein, which produces MLNTAVKAARRGAAVINRASFDLDRVTVTEKQHNDFVTDVDQAAEQAIIEVLQKAYPDHAFLCEESGTTGNVNDESEFVWVIDPLDGTTNFMHGFPQYAVSIALQQRGVITLGLVYDPVANDLFTAEKGAGAYLNEKRIRVRKQDRISGALLGTGYKNGSPKALDEYLKMYGIMAERCHGVRRAGSAALDLAYVAAGRLDGYYEKNLQAWDIAAGSLLVTEAGGIAGEFNGESNYLATGHIIAASPRVFGQMVPLLAEFA; this is translated from the coding sequence ATGCTCAACACGGCCGTCAAGGCCGCCCGTCGCGGCGCCGCCGTCATCAACCGCGCGTCGTTCGACCTGGACCGGGTCACTGTTACCGAAAAACAACACAATGACTTCGTGACGGACGTCGACCAGGCCGCCGAGCAGGCCATCATCGAAGTGTTGCAAAAAGCTTACCCCGACCACGCTTTCCTGTGCGAGGAGTCCGGCACGACGGGCAACGTGAACGACGAGAGTGAATTCGTGTGGGTCATCGACCCGCTGGACGGCACCACCAACTTCATGCACGGCTTCCCCCAGTATGCGGTATCGATCGCGCTGCAGCAGCGCGGCGTCATCACGCTGGGCCTGGTCTACGACCCGGTCGCCAACGACCTGTTCACGGCCGAAAAAGGCGCCGGCGCCTACCTGAACGAGAAGCGCATCCGCGTGCGCAAGCAGGACCGCATCAGCGGCGCGCTGCTGGGCACGGGCTACAAGAACGGCAGCCCGAAGGCGCTGGACGAATACCTGAAAATGTACGGCATCATGGCCGAGCGCTGCCACGGCGTGCGCCGCGCCGGTTCGGCCGCGCTGGACCTGGCCTACGTCGCCGCGGGCCGCCTGGACGGCTACTATGAAAAGAACCTGCAGGCGTGGGACATCGCCGCCGGTTCGCTGCTGGTGACGGAAGCGGGCGGCATCGCCGGCGAGTTCAACGGCGAGTCGAACTACCTGGCGACGGGTCATATCATCGCGGCAAGCCCGCGCGTGTTCGGCCAGATGGTGCCGCTGCTGGCCGAGTTCGCGTAA
- a CDS encoding DEAD/DEAH box helicase: MSFSQLGLSDAIVRAVTETGYTAPTPIQSQAVPAVLNGGDLLAGAQTGTGKTAGFTLPVLHRLSTDAFGAKLTNNTSPRPIRALILTPTRELAAQVEESVKVYGKYTKLNSAVIFGGVSINPQIKLLKHGVDILVATPGRLLDHMQQGTVNLDKVEILILDEADRMLDMGFIRDIRKVLAALPPKRQNLLFSATFSDEIKALADGLLNNPATIEVARRNSTVEIIAQKIHPVDRDKKHPMLSHLIRTHKWTQVLVFTRTKHGANKLVEQLGADGIGAMAIHGNKSQSARTRALSEFKDGTLQVLVATDIAARGIDIDQLPHVVNYDLPNVPEDYVHRIGRTGRAGATGEAVSLVCVDEHDMLKDIEKLIKQTLPREVIPGFEPDPNARAQPIQLRSGTGHHRNSRPGGGNGGGGRGKPGGNGQPRAAAAGNGGGGGGGGGNRSGNGGRSGGSVARSGGGPRSGAPAQARTGGGGRGR, encoded by the coding sequence ATGTCCTTCTCTCAACTTGGCTTGTCCGACGCGATCGTGCGCGCCGTTACCGAAACGGGCTACACGGCGCCCACGCCGATCCAGAGCCAGGCTGTCCCGGCCGTGCTGAACGGCGGCGACCTGCTGGCCGGCGCCCAGACCGGCACCGGCAAGACCGCCGGCTTCACGCTGCCCGTGCTGCATCGCCTGTCGACCGACGCCTTCGGCGCAAAGCTGACCAACAATACGTCGCCCCGCCCCATCCGCGCGCTGATCCTGACGCCGACCCGCGAGCTGGCGGCCCAGGTCGAGGAAAGCGTCAAGGTCTACGGCAAGTACACCAAGCTGAACTCCGCCGTGATCTTCGGCGGCGTCAGCATCAATCCCCAGATCAAGCTGCTCAAGCATGGCGTCGACATCCTCGTCGCCACGCCGGGTCGCCTGCTGGACCACATGCAGCAAGGCACCGTCAACCTGGACAAGGTCGAGATCCTGATCCTGGACGAAGCCGACCGCATGCTGGACATGGGCTTCATCCGCGATATCCGCAAGGTGCTGGCCGCGCTGCCGCCGAAGCGCCAGAACCTGCTGTTCTCGGCCACGTTCTCCGACGAGATCAAGGCGCTGGCCGACGGCCTGCTGAACAACCCGGCCACGATCGAGGTGGCGCGCCGCAATTCGACCGTCGAGATCATCGCCCAGAAGATCCACCCCGTCGACCGCGACAAGAAGCACCCGATGCTGTCGCACCTGATCCGCACGCACAAGTGGACGCAGGTGCTGGTCTTCACCCGCACCAAGCACGGCGCCAACAAGCTGGTCGAACAGCTGGGCGCGGACGGCATCGGCGCGATGGCGATCCACGGCAACAAGAGCCAGTCGGCGCGCACGCGTGCGCTGAGCGAGTTCAAGGACGGCACCCTGCAAGTGCTGGTCGCGACCGACATCGCCGCACGTGGCATCGACATCGACCAGCTGCCGCACGTCGTCAACTACGACCTGCCGAACGTGCCGGAAGACTACGTGCACCGGATCGGCCGCACGGGCCGTGCCGGCGCCACCGGCGAGGCCGTGTCCCTGGTCTGCGTGGACGAGCACGACATGCTGAAGGACATCGAGAAACTGATCAAGCAAACGCTGCCGCGTGAAGTGATTCCCGGCTTCGAACCGGACCCGAACGCGCGAGCGCAGCCAATCCAGCTGCGCAGCGGCACCGGTCACCACCGCAACTCCCGCCCCGGCGGCGGCAATGGCGGCGGCGGTCGCGGCAAGCCGGGCGGCAATGGCCAGCCCCGTGCCGCGGCGGCCGGCAATGGCGGCGGTGGCGGTGGCGGTGGCGGCAATCGTTCCGGCAACGGCGGCCGCAGCGGCGGCAGCGTCGCCCGCAGCGGTGGCGGCCCGCGCTCCGGTGCGCCAGCCCAGGCCCGCACTGGCGGTGGCGGCCGCGGCCGCTGA